In Passer domesticus isolate bPasDom1 chromosome 12, bPasDom1.hap1, whole genome shotgun sequence, the following proteins share a genomic window:
- the NRN1L gene encoding neuritin-like protein isoform X1, whose amino-acid sequence MGSLGLTWSGCTDDEEQGPPNPGWILGSEAASQEPVSMAGQCDTIYKGFADCLLSLGESMAQSVRQQQQQQEGGDEAQELEAICKSWDDFHTCASEVLSRCPVEAATVWESLRQESRKIQFQGNLQELCSARGRLASAQSSPASETNRATLRGSASAPHPHPLALLALLAPLALPLLLPRL is encoded by the exons ATGGGGAGCCTGGGATTAACCTGGTCCGGCTGCACGGACGATGAAGAACAGGGGCCACCAAACCCCGGGTGGATTTTAGGTTCAGAGG CCGCGAGCCAGGAGCCCGTCAGCATGGCGGGACAGTGCGACACCATCTACAAGGGCTTCGCCGACTGCCTCCTCAGCCTGGGGGAGAGCATGGCCCAGAGCgtccggcagcagcagcagcagcaggagggcgGCGACGAGGCgcaggagctggaggccatCTGCAA GTCCTGGGATGACTTCCACACCTGCGCCAGCGAGGTGCTGTCGCGATGCCCCGTGGAAGCGGCCACCGTGTGGGAGTCGCTGCGCCAGGAGTCCCGCAAGATCCAGTTCCAGGGgaacctgcaggagctgtgcagcgCCCGGGGCCGCCTGGCCAGCGCCCAGAGCTCGCCGGCCTCTGAGACCAACCGGGCCACGCTGCGGGGCTCGGCCAGCGCCCCGCACCCGCACccgctggccctgctggccctgctggccccgctggccctgccgctgctgctgccccggctCTAG
- the NRN1L gene encoding neuritin-like protein isoform X2: protein MGGGCWRLLGVVCPLLLHLAASQEPVSMAGQCDTIYKGFADCLLSLGESMAQSVRQQQQQQEGGDEAQELEAICKSWDDFHTCASEVLSRCPVEAATVWESLRQESRKIQFQGNLQELCSARGRLASAQSSPASETNRATLRGSASAPHPHPLALLALLAPLALPLLLPRL from the exons ATGGGCGGCGGCTGCTGGCGGCTGCTGGGCGTCGTGTGCCCGCTGCTCCTGCACCTCG CCGCGAGCCAGGAGCCCGTCAGCATGGCGGGACAGTGCGACACCATCTACAAGGGCTTCGCCGACTGCCTCCTCAGCCTGGGGGAGAGCATGGCCCAGAGCgtccggcagcagcagcagcagcaggagggcgGCGACGAGGCgcaggagctggaggccatCTGCAA GTCCTGGGATGACTTCCACACCTGCGCCAGCGAGGTGCTGTCGCGATGCCCCGTGGAAGCGGCCACCGTGTGGGAGTCGCTGCGCCAGGAGTCCCGCAAGATCCAGTTCCAGGGgaacctgcaggagctgtgcagcgCCCGGGGCCGCCTGGCCAGCGCCCAGAGCTCGCCGGCCTCTGAGACCAACCGGGCCACGCTGCGGGGCTCGGCCAGCGCCCCGCACCCGCACccgctggccctgctggccctgctggccccgctggccctgccgctgctgctgccccggctCTAG